In a single window of the Zea mays cultivar B73 chromosome 5, Zm-B73-REFERENCE-NAM-5.0, whole genome shotgun sequence genome:
- the LOC103626437 gene encoding benzyl alcohol O-benzoyltransferase produces MASSLPAFTVRRGDPVLVAPAGPTPRETKPLSDIDDAEGMRFYSSGIHLYRANPAKAGQDPARVIRDALARALVPYYPLAGRLREVEGRKLVVDCAAQGVMFAEADADGLTAADFGDVQSPPFPCFEQFILESTTVAGVEPVVDRPLLYVQVTRLRCGGFIFGQRFCHCVVDAPGGMQFEKAVCEVACGAAAPSVAPAWGREMFMARDPPRPAYPHLEYREPAGGPADRMLCTAPADMARVPFFFGPREIAGLRQRAPPGARCSRFELVAACIWRSRTAALGYAADQEVRLSFIVNARGRPDIPLPEGFYGNAFAYSVAAATAGELCAGDLGFALDLVRKAKTAVTYDYLLSVADLMVLTGRPLFAVSRTYIVSDVSHAGFKSVDFGWGEAVYGGPAKGGEGPLLGVTNYFSRAKNGKGEEGTVVPICLPKDAMEKFQLEVEGLTAEL; encoded by the coding sequence ATGGCATCGTCGCTCCCGGCGTTCACGGTGCGGCGCGGGGACCCGGTGCTGGTGGCGCCGGCGGGGCCGACGCCGCGGGAGACGAAGCCGCTGTCGGACATCGACGACGCCGAGGGCATGCGCTTCTACAGCTCCGGGATCCACCTGTACCGCGCCAACCCGGCCAAGGCCGGGCAGGACCCGGCCAGGGTCATCCGCGACGCGCTGGCCCGGGCGCTCGTCCCCTACTACCCTCTCGCCGGCCGCCTCCGCGAGGTGGAAGGAAGGAAGCTCGTGGTGGACTGCGCCGCGCAGGGCGTCATGTTCGCGGAAGCCGACGCCGACGGCCTCACCGCCGCCGACTTCGGGGACGTGCAGAGCCCGCCGTTCCCGTGCTTCGAGCAGTTCATCCTGGAGAGCACCACCGTGGCCGGCGTCGAGCCCGTGGTCGACCGCCCCCTGCTGTACGTCCAGGTCACGCGCCTCAGGTGCGGCGGGTTCATCTTCGGCCAGCGCTTCTGCCACTGCGTCGTGGACGCCCCGGGCGGCATGCAGTTCGAGAAGGCCGTGTGCGAGGTCGCGTGCGGCGCGGCCGcgccgtccgtggcgccggcctgGGGCAGGGAGATGTTCATGGCGCGCGACCCGCCGCGGCCCGCGTACCCGCACCTCGAGTACCGCGAGCCCGCGGGCGGGCCCGCAGACCGGATGCTGTGCACCGCGCCCGCCGACATGGCGCGCGTCCCCTTCTTCTTCGGGCCCAGGGAGATCGCGGGGCTGCGGCAGCGCGCCCCGCCCGGCGCGCGCTGCTCCCGCTTCGAGCTCGTCGCCGCGTGCATCTGGCGCAGCCGCACCGCCGCGCTCGGGTACGCGGCGGACCAGGAGGTGCGCCTGTCCTTCATCGTCAACGCGCGCGGCCGGCCCGACATCCCGCTCCCCGAGGGCTTCTACGGGAACGCCTTCGCCTACTCCGTCGCGGCGGCCACCGCGGGGGAGCTCTGCGCCGGGGACCTAGGCTTCGCGCTCGACCTGGTGAGGAAGGCCAAGACGGCGGTCACCTACGACTACCTGCTGTCCGTGGCGGACCTCATGGTGCTCACGGGCCGCCCGCTGTTCGCGGTGTCGAGGACGTACATCGTGTCGGACGTCAGCCACGCCGGGTTCAAGAGCGTCGACTTCGGCTGGGGCGAGGCCGTCTACGGCGGGCCGGCCAAGGGCGGCGAAGGGCCGCTCCTCGGCGTCACCAACTACTTCTCGAGGGCAAAGAATGGCAAGGGGGAGGAGGGCACCGTCGTGCCCATCTGCCTGCCCAAGGACGCCATGGAGAAGTTTCAGCTCGAGGTGGAAGGCCTCACCGCCGAGCTCTAG